A portion of the Choristoneura fumiferana chromosome 20, NRCan_CFum_1, whole genome shotgun sequence genome contains these proteins:
- the ss gene encoding aryl hydrocarbon receptor spineless: MHKEKEDLHGHRREHSAYDHAMPDGEMFLQALNGFLMILTCEGEVFFATHSIESYLGFHQSDIVHQSVYELVHSEDREELQRQLLWNSFLPPEVNNLTLQDVLRPERAHLLERSFTVRFRCLLDNTSGFLRLDIRGRVKILHGQNKKTEEPPLALFAICAPFGPPSLLEIPQKEVMFKSKHKLDLSLVSMDQRGKMLLGYTDAELGNMGGYDLVHYDDLAYVASAHQELLKTGASGMIAYRFQTKEGQWQWLQTSSRLVYKNSKPDFVISTHRPLMEEEGRDLLGKRTMDFKVSYLDTGLTSLYFSESEQLSGCETTVTTPPRAARRYKTQLRDFLSTCRNKRRVPSTPAPPPVDYLAADAVAAAYTNLNGAYTAPYGEYPPAPALHYAPPPLDDRFLTADNIFHQYKPLSYHYTPYTPNGFLEPAPPPGYEVAPTYHRPPSREYTYVDSSGRYMSPVTGQERRSPSIVPGPSPGGSSGSTEHERMQQTQAAEVPRQTVLMWGAGGAAQEVPVEYSPPQVWRYHPSHYHTAEATQ; this comes from the exons ATGCACAAAGAGAAGGAGGACTTGCATGGACACCGGCGGGAGCACTCGGCTTACGACCATGCTATGCCCGACGGAGAGATGTTTCTACAG gcACTAAACGGGTTCCTGATGATCCTCACGTGCGAAGGTGAGGTGTTCTTCGCGACACACAGCATCGAGAGCTACCTCGGCTTCCACCAG TCAGATATAGTCCACCAGTCAGTATATGAGCTGGTACACTCCGAAGACCGAGAAGAGCTGCAAAGGCAGCTGCTATGGAACTCTTTCCTGCCTCCCGAGGTCAACAACCTGACGCTCCAGGATGTATTGAGGCCAGAACGGGCACATCTTCTGGAGAGAAGCTTCACTGTACGATTTAGGTGCCTACTGGATAATACTTCGGGGTTTTTG AGGCTAGATATCCGAGGTCGAGTGAAGATCCTCCACGGCCAGAACAAGAAGACAGAAGAGCCTCCTCTAGCACTTTTCGCGATATGCGCTCCCTTCGGCCCACCGAGTCTTCTGGAGATACCACAGAAGGAGGTCATGTTCAAGAGCAAGCACAAGCTGGACTTGTCGCTCGTGTCTATGGATCAGAG gggaAAAATGCTACTAGGCTACACAGACGCAGAGCTGGGCAACATGGGAGGTTATGACTTAGTGCATTACGATGACTTGGCCTATGTGGCCAGTGCTCATCAAGAAT TATTAAAAACAGGTGCTTCCGGAATGATCGCATACCGCTTCCAGACCAAAGAAGGGCAGTGGCAGTGGCTGCAGACGTCGTCGCGGCTCGTCTACAAGAACTCCAAACCCGACTTCGTCATCAGCACGCATAGGCCACTGAT GGAGGAAGAAGGCCGGGACTTACTCGGCAAGCGGACGATGGACTTCAAAGTGAGCTACCTCGACACTGGTCTCACCAGCCTCTACTTTTCGGAGTCAGAACAGCTGTCAGGCTGCGAGACCACCGTGACAACCCCACCTCGCGCCGCACGCCGCTACAAAACACAACTCAGAGACTTCCTCTCCACCTGTCGGAACAAAAGACGGGTACCTTCCACTCCTGCTCCTCCTCCAGTAGACTATCTAGCAGCTGATGCTGTCGCAGCAGCGTATACAAACCTAAACGGCGCGTATACTGCTCCTTACGGCGAATACCCGCCAGCTCCCGCTTTACATTACGCCCCGCCACCTCTGGATGACAGATTCTTAACGGCAGACAACATTTTCCATCAATACAAGCCGCTATCGTACCACTACACCCCATACACGCCGAATGGTTTCCTGGAACCAGCGCCGCCTCCTGGGTACGAAGTTGCTCCCACGTACCACCGGCCACCGTCGAGAGAATATACTTACGTTGACAGTAGCGGAAGGTATATGAGTCCTGTTACTGGTCAGGAGAGGCGGTCGCCTAGCATCGTTCCGGGGCCTAGTCCTGGTGGTTCTAGTGGGTCGACAGAGCATGAGAGAATGCAGCAGACGCAAGCAGCAGAAGTCCCGAGACAGACTGTCTTGATGTGGGGGGCAGGGGGCGCGGCTCAAGAGGTTCCCGTGGAATACTCGCCTCCTCAGGTTTGGCGCTACCACCCATCGCATTACCACACTGCTGAAGCGACGCAATGA